The following proteins are co-located in the Camelina sativa cultivar DH55 chromosome 12, Cs, whole genome shotgun sequence genome:
- the LOC104729181 gene encoding proline-rich protein 4-like isoform X1, whose protein sequence is MRILAEPRGSVPCLLLLVSVLLSATTLSVARVVEVVGYAESKIKNPHAFSGLRVTIDCKVNKGHFVTKGSGNIDDNGKFGLNIPHDIVTDDGALKEECYAQLHSATGTPCPAHDGLESTKIVYISKSGDKHVLGLKQNLKFSPEICVSKFFWPMPKLPPFKGFGHHFPLPPPLELPPFLKKPCPPKYSPPEEVPPPVPVYEPPPKVEVPPPVPVYDPPPKKEVPPPVPVYEPPPKVELPPPITKKPCPPKPPKIEHPPPVPVYKPPPKVELPPPIHKKPCPPKVEHPPTVPVYKPPPKVEHPPTVPVYKPPPKVEHPPTVPVHKPPHIPKKPCPPKVELPPPVPVYKPPPKKVDPPAPVPVHKPPPKIVVPPSIPIYKPPKKPCPPKKDLPPPVPIYKPPPKIEHPPIYIPPVVIPKKPCPPPIPVVVIPKKPCPPLPPLPKFPPLPPKYIHHPKFGKWPPLPSHP, encoded by the exons ATGAGGATCTTAGCCGAACCTCGAGGTTCGGTTCCGTGCCTCCTCCTTCTCGTGTCGGTTCTCTTATCAGCGACTACTCTCTCAGTCGCTCGTGTCGTCGAAGTTGTCGGTTACGCCGAGAGCAAGATCAAAAACCCCCATGCATTTTCAG gaCTACGAGTGACGATCGATTGTAAGGTGAATAAAGGCCATTTTGTTACAAAAGGTTCGGGAAACATTGACGATAATGGAAAGTTTGGTTTAAATATTCCTCATGACATTGTCACCGACGACGGAGCTTTAAAGGAGGAGTGTTACGCTCAGCTTCACAGCGCGACAGGAACCCCTTGTCCGGCTCACGACGGCCTCGAGTCAACCAAGATTGTGTATATATCCAAATCCGGGGATAAACACGTTTTGGGTCTCAAACAAAACCTGAAGTTTTCACCCGAAATTTGCGTTTCGAAATTCTTCTGGCCTATGCCTAAGTTGCCTCCTTTTAAGGGCTTTGGTCATCATTTCCCTTTACCTCCGCCTTTGGAACTTCCACCTTTTCTCAAGAAACCATGTCCACCTAAATACAGTCCTCCTGAGGAGGTTCCACCCCCGGTTCCCGTTTACGAGCCGCCGCCAAAGGTAGAAGTCCCGCCTCCGGTTCCCGTCTACGATCCACCGCCAAAGAAAGAAGTTCCACCACCTGTCCCCGTTTACGAGCCACCACCAAAGGTAGAACTTCCACCGCCGATTACTAAGAAGCCCTGTCCACCTAAACCGCCGAAGATTGAGCACCCACCTCCGGTACCAGTTTACAAGCCACCGCCAAAGGTAGAGCTTCCACCGCCCATCCATAAGAAGCCATGTCCGCCTAAGGTGGAGCACCCACCTACGGTTCCGGTCTACAAGCCGCCACCAAAGGTAGAGCACCCACCTACGGTACCGGTTTACAAGCCACCGCCAAAGGTCGAGCACCCACCTACGGTTCCGGTACACAAGCCACCGCATATCCCCAAGAAACCATGTCCCCCTAAGGTCGAGCTTCCACCTCCGGTACCGGTTTACAAGCCACCACCGAAGAAAGTTGACCCACCGGCGCCGGTTCCAGTACACAAGCCGCCGCCAAAGATAGTGGTACCACCGTCGATACCAATCTACAAGCCGCCGAAGAAACCGTGTCCGCCGAAGAAAGATCTTCCACCGCCGGTTCCAATATACAAGCCGCCGCCGAAGATAGAGCATCCACCAATCTACATACCACCTGTTGTGATCCCGAAAAAGCCGTGCCCTCCGCCGATACCAGTGGTGGTGATACCAAAGAAGCCATGTCCGCCACTTCCACCGCTTCCTAAGTTCCCGCCTCTTCCTCCAAAATACATTCACCACCCCAAGTTCGGGAAATGGCCTCCGTTGCCTTCACACCCTTGA
- the LOC104729181 gene encoding proline-rich protein 4-like isoform X2, giving the protein MRILAEPRGSVPCLLLLVSVLLSATTLSVARVVEVVGYAESKIKNPHAFSGLRVTIDCKVNKGHFVTKGSGNIDDNGKFGLNIPHDIVTDDGALKEECYAQLHSATGTPCPAHDGLESTKIVYISKSGDKHVLGLKQNLKFSPEICVSKFFWPMPKLPPFKGFGHHFPLPPPLELPPFLKKPCPPKYSPPEEVPPPVPVYEPPPKVEVPPPVPVYDPPPKKEVPPPVPVYEPPPKVELPPPITKKPCPPKPPKIEHPPPVPVYKPPPKVELPPPIHKKPCPPKVEHPPTVPVYKPPPKVEHPPTVPVYKPPPKVEHPPTVPVHKPPHIPKKPCPPKVELPPPVPVYKPPPKKVDPPAPVPVHKPPPKIVVPPSIPIYKPPKKPCPPKKDLPPPVPIYKPPPKIEHPPIYIPPVVIPKKPCPPPIPVVVIPKKPCPPLPPLPKFPPLPPKYIHHPKFGKWPPLPSHP; this is encoded by the exons ATGAGGATCTTAGCCGAACCTCGAGGTTCGGTTCCGTGCCTCCTCCTTCTCGTGTCGGTTCTCTTATCAGCGACTACTCTCTCAGTCGCTCGTGTCGTCGAAGTTGTCGGTTACGCCGAGAGCAAGATCAAAAACCCCCATGCATTTTCAG gaCTACGAGTGACGATCGATTGTAAGGTGAATAAAGGCCATTTTGTTACAAAAGGTTCGGGAAACATTGACGATAATGGAAAGTTTGGTTTAAATATTCCTCATGACATTGTCACCGACGACGGAGCTTTAAAGGAGGAGTGTTACGCTCAGCTTCACAGCGCGACAGGAACCCCTTGTCCGGCTCACGACGGCCTCGAGTCAACCAAGATTGTGTATATATCCAAATCCGGGGATAAACACGTTTTGGGTCTCAAACAAAACCTGAAGTTTTCACCCGAAATTTGCGTTTCGAAATTCTTCTGGCCTATGCCTAAGTTGCCTCCTTTTAAGGGCTTTGGTCATCATTTCCCTTTACCTCCGCCTTTGGAACTTCCACCTTTTCTCAAGAAACCATGTCCACCTAAATACAGTCCTCCTGAGGAGGTTCCACCCCCGGTTCCCGTTTACGAGCCGCCGCCAAAGGTAGAAGTCCCGCCTCCGGTTCCCGTCTACGATCCACCGCCAAAGAAAGAAGTTCCACCACCTGTCCCCGTTTACGAGCCACCACCAAAGGTAGAACTTCCACCGCCGATTACTAAGAAGCCCTGTCCACCTAAACCGCCGAAGATTGAGCACCCACCTCCGGTACCAGTTTACAAGCCACCGCCAAAGGTAGAGCTTCCACCGCCCATCCATAAGAAGCCATGTCCGCCTAAGGTGGAGCACCCACCTACGGTTCCGGTCTACAAGCCGCCACCAAAGGTAGAGCACCCACCTACGGTACCGGTTTACAAGCCACCGCCAAAGGTCGAGCACCCACCTACGGTTCCGGTACACAAGCCACCGCATATCCCCAAGAAACCATGTCCCCCTAAGGTCGAGCTTCCACCTCCGGTACCGGTTTACAAGCCACCACCGAAGAAAGTTGACCCACCGGCGCCGGTTCCAGTACACAAGCCGCCGCCAAAGATAGTGGTACCACCGTCGATACCAATCTACAAGCCGCCGAAGAAACCGTGTCCGCCGAAGAAAG ATCTTCCACCGCCGGTTCCAATATACAAGCCGCCGCCGAAGATAGAGCATCCACCAATCTACATACCACCTGTTGTGATCCCGAAAAAGCCGTGCCCTCCGCCGATACCAGTGGTGGTGATACCAAAGAAGCCATGTCCGCCACTTCCACCGCTTCCTAAGTTCCCGCCTCTTCCTCCAAAATACATTCACCACCCCAAGTTCGGGAAATGGCCTCCGTTGCCTTCACACCCTTGA